A stretch of the Lactuca sativa cultivar Salinas chromosome 9, Lsat_Salinas_v11, whole genome shotgun sequence genome encodes the following:
- the LOC111903069 gene encoding probable indole-3-pyruvate monooxygenase YUCCA10 has protein sequence MKHETAVVIVGAGPAGLATSACLNLLSIPNVILERDDCYASLWQKKAYDRLKLHLAKNFCELPHMPFPVSAPTFVPKYMFVRYLHEYVTEFNVDPLYNRSVESAWYDKVTKRWMVIAKNGVSGFVEEYVGEFLVVATGENCEGFIPSVNGLDSFTGSIIHSSKYENGKKFGRKNVLVVGAGNSGMEIAYDLFNWGAQTSIVVRSPVHVLTKELVQLGMYLLKYLSCSFVDKIVLMFSKLLYGDLCKHGIQRPTKGPFYLKRETGRSPVIDVGTVARIKTGDIEVMKSIEEIKGDQIKFSNGQEKRFDAIVFATGFTSNVRKWLKHDGGLFNEKGMPHLKSPNRWKGEHGLYCVGFASAGLFGISNDAKNIANDISQIVKKK, from the exons ATGAAGCATGAAACAGCTGTTGTGATAGTAGGAGCAGGACCTGCGGGACTTGCAACATCTGCCTGTCTCAATCTTCTCTCTATTCCAAATGTCATTTTGGAAAGGGATGATTGTTATGCATCTTTATGGCAAAAGAAGGCTTACGATCGTTTGAAGCTTCACTTAGCTAAAAACTTTTGTGAACTCCCTCACATGCCATTTCCAGTTTCAGCACCCACATTTGTACCCAAATATATGTTTGTTCGATACTTGCATGAGTATGTTACTGAATTCAATGTGGATCCATTGTACAATCGAAGTGTTGAGAGTGCATGGTATGACAAGGTTACAAAGAGATGGATGGTTATAGCCAAAAACGGGGTTTCAGGTTTTGTGGAAGAGTATGTCGGAGAGTTTCTAGTGGTGGCAACGGGTGAAAACTGTGAAGGATTTATCCCTAGTGTTAATGGTTTAGATAGCTTCACAGGGTCAATCATACACTCTAGTAAATATGAAAATGGAAAGAAGTTTGGACGCAAAAATGTTCTTGTTGTTGGTGCTGGAAATTCTGGTATGGAAATTGCTTATGATTTGTTCAACTGGGGTGCCCAAACGTCAATTGTTGTTCGTAGCCCT GTACATGTCCTTACAAAGGAGCTAGTGCAACTCGGGATGTATTTACTGAAATATCTTTCGTGTAGTTTTGTGGATAAAATTGTTTTAATGTTTAGTAAGTTGTTGTATGGAGATCTTTGTAAACATGGAATACAAAGGCCAACAAAAGGGCCATTTTATCTTAAACGGGAAACTGGAAGATCACCCGTTATTGATGTTGGAACAGTTGCAAGGATCAAAACCGGAGACATTGAG GTAATGAAGTCAATTGAAGAGATAAAAGGTGATCAAATCAAGTTTTCAAATGGTCAAGAGAAACGATTTGATGCCATAGTCTTTGCTACTGGTTTTACAAGCAATGTGAGGAAATGGCTTAAG CATGATGGAGGGTTGTTTAATGAAAAAGGAATGCCACATCTTAAGAGCCCGAATCGTTGGAAAGGGGAACATGGTCTTTACTGTGTAGGATTTGCAAGTGCTGGATTGTTCGGTATTTCAAATGATGCAAAGAATATTGCTAATGATATCTCCCAAATTGTTAAAAAGAAGTAA